The Guyparkeria halophila DNA window CACGGTTCCAACCAGCACGGAGTTGCAGGTGCGGAGTGGCCTGCCACTGGACGCCGAGTTTGTAGACGTTGATGTCATCCCAGCCGAAGCCGGCGCCGTTTGAACCACCAAGCCGCTTGTCTGCTTCGCCCGACGTCAGGTATTCGAAAGAAGGATTGCTGACCGCTTTCACATCGGAGTAGTTGATGCGCTGGTAGTCGAAGGTGACGGTCCAGTCATCGGTGACTGCAGCCGCGAGGCCGACTGTCCAGGTTGACGGGATATCAAAGTCGCCTTCTTCCGCGAACAGGCCGGCATATTTATCAAAATTGTCGGTGTCGACTTCAGACTGGTAGCTCGCGCCCAAAGTAATGCGATCTGTCGGCTTGAAGGTTACGCCAACCTTGCCGCCGTAACCCCAGACTTTCTCGTGACCATTATTCGACAGGTTCTGAGCATCGGTGCTATAGCCACCGAAACCGCCGATACCCTTCGCGCGGAATTTTTGACGCACGATCAGCGCGCTGACACCCACGGAGAGCTTGTCGTCCATGAAGGAGCGCGCATAAGTCGGTGCGATGAAGAGTTGTTCCAGGTTGACCCCCGCAGCACCGCCGTCATAGGTACCACCCTGCATTTGGGTATAAGCAAGCGTGTCGGCATCCGGCGCAAAGTCCGTGTTGAGGCCACCATTGCCGTACACCGCAATACCGATGGAATCGTTTTCGGTCAGTGCGTAACTGGCGGACAGGCCCGGGATGATGAAGCGCTCGCTGTCACTGTCAGCTTGTGCCGCCGGGAGTGGGAACGTTGGGACGTTCATGCCACCGGTCGGTTGGCCCGGATCGTATTGGGGGTTCCCCTGGCTGCCGGAGGTTTGACTGTAACCTCGTTCGGGACGGAACCAGCTGATCTCAAATCCAACTTGATTGTCCACCGCGGTAAGGCCGGCAGGGTTGGTCGCGATGACCATGGCGCTGTTGTTGGCGAAGGCGACGCCGCCGCCGGCCATGCCTTGACTCTTCACACCAAAGCCGTGAGAGAAGTAGCCGTTGGTGGCGTGCGCGGTACCGGCGGCGAAGGTCGCACCGGTAATTGCTGCTGCTAGCAGGGTCCTTTTAAAGGTCATTCCTCTTTCCTCTCCTGTCGTCAATTCCATTGCCTGAAATTGTTGTTATCAAATCCATCTCGCCGACATCACTGTCGGCATGCAGAGCACGTAGATCGGGTCCGGCATGTCCTTGCCGAAGCTGTCCTTGAGGCCGTCTGCAGCGACCCGCCCGCATCAGTGACGGACGTCAACGTATCAGAAATCGGTAATTTGCCCATTCAAAAACATTAAGGCTTGATTAAAAATTCCTACCATTGCTTATGAATCGAATTGCTTATATTAGAACGGGCTGATTTACAAGAGCCGACGGATATTTGTAAGCGATTGATAAGACGAGGTCTGTCGTGATCTGCTGAAGGATCTAGTGGGTTTGTGAAGAAGGATTTGTGAAGATCAGTGGTGATACCTGCCGGGTGGCGGGGTGTTGTTTTTTAGACGAAAGGCTGTGGCGAAGGTGCGTGACTGACGGGCCGTTGCCATCGACCGTTGGCAGCGGCGTTTTGAGTGGATACCTGGGCAAGACCCTGCTGTTGTGGGGTGTGTAGCGTTGATTGAGAGGTGGTGCGCTTTCCGTCCTCCAACCGTTGTTCGCTAGCGGCTGTCGGGGGCGTCTGACTGTCTTGCTCACCGAGGCGGATTGTTGCGTCATCCCAAGTGGGAGGTGGCGATGGTTGGAGCGGCGGAACCAGGCTGATTGGCGGCCTTAAGCCCTATGACCACTAAGGGGTGATCGGCACGGGATCAAGCGAGAGGAGTCCGTCGCCAGAAGTATTCCGGATCTCGTTCCGTAGGGGAGGTCCGTGCGGATACGCAATACCACCAGCTTGCCGGCATGTTCACCATCAAGGTGTCGACTTGACGGCGGATGCAGAGCTATCACTCAGACCCGCCGAGAATGGGAACCCTAGGGAGTGGGCAGGCCGGCAACCCCCGCGGAAGCGTTGGCTATTCGTTCAGACCTTCCCTAGGGTTGGTAATGACGGTTGATGCCATTTGAGGAGGGCCAATGAAGCTGCTGACATATTCGATCGACGGTGAGTCCCGCGTAGGGGCGTGGTGGGATAGTGCCTCGATTGTGGAGTTGTCTGTCGCCGCCAGCGAGTTCCCGGACTCGATGTTGGGCTTGATCCAAGAGTGGGGTGCCTGGAAGGATCGGTTGCCCGAGTTGATCGAGCAAGGCCCGCGGCGCTCACTGTCCGACGTGCGTCTCGAGGCGCCGATTCCGGTCCCACCGCGCGACATTCTGTGTGTGGGAAAGAACTACGCCGATCATGTCAACGAGGTGAAGGCGTTGGGATACGGCTCGATTCCGAGTCACCCGATCGTGTTCTCCAAGGCGACGACCACGATCAATCGACCTGAAGGCTTGGTGGATATTTCGGCCGACCCGACCGAGACCACCGATTACGAAGGCGAGTTGGCCGTCATCATCGGGGAGGGCGGACGGTATATCGATGAACGTGATGCGCGCGATCACGTCTTTGGCTACACGCTGATCAATGACGTCTCGTCGCGCGACCTGCAGGGCCGGCACGTGCAGTGGTTTCTCGGCAAGAGCATCGATGGTTATGCGCCGATGGGGCCGGTGGTCGTCACCGAGGGCGAGGCCGGCGCCATCCGCGACTGGCAGTTGCAGACTCACGTCAATGGCGAACTGCGCCAGGATGCGGCCATCAGCCAGATGATCTTTTCGGTTTCCGAGATCATCGCCACGGTTTCGCGGTATGTGACGCTGATGCCGGGCGACATTATCGCTACCGGGACGCCGTCGGGCGTGGGCGCCGGGCATGAACCGCCGGTCTACCTCAAGCCGGGCGATGAAGTGGTGGTGAGCTGCGAGGTGATCGGGGAGTTACGCTCGCGGTTTGTATGATTCGAACCCCGGGCGGGTTGCCTTGATTTCGCGCCTGAAGGCGCTCCTACGGTAGCCGTGTGCGTAGGAGTGCCTTCAGGCGCGAACTTCTGTCCAGCTCGCAGTTAAGCACTCACGCGCCGGTTGATGGCTCAAAGGTCGATTGACTCCCCCTGTTCCGGCATCAACACCTTCGTGCCATGTAGCGTCTCGGCGAAGGCGGCCATCGCCTTTTCCTCGCCGTGGACGAGGATGGTTCGATCTGGCTTGATCGCGCCGTGCCAGGCCAGCAGTTCGTCGCGGTCGGCGTGGGCGGAAAATCCGTTGATGGTGTAGATCCGGGCGTTGACGGGGATGTCGTCGCCGAACAGGCGTACCTGCGGCTTCTTGTCTTCCTGCTTGCTGCTGTCGATGATGCGGCGGGCGAGGGTGCCGGGGGCGGCGAAGCCGACGAAGATCACGCTCGATTCGCGTTTCCACAGGTTGTGGCGCAGGTGGTGGCGTACCCGGCCGCCGGTGCACATGCCGGATCCGGCCATGATCACCGCGCCGCCGGCCAGCCGGTTGAGTGCCATCGAGTCGGCCGTCTCGCGGGTGAAGTGCACGCCGGGGAACCAGAACGGGTCGATGCCCCGGGCGAACAAGGCCTGGGCATCCTCGTCGTAGCAATCCGGGTGATGCCGGAAGATCTCGGTGGCCGAAATGGCCATCGGCGAGTCGAGAAACACCTGCAACGTTTTCGGCAGGGCGCCGGACTCGATGCCTTCGCGCAGGTGATAGAGGAGTTCCTGGGCCCGCTCGAGGGCGAAGGTCGGGATGATGACGTTGCCACCGCGCGCCATCGATTCGTTGATGGCGCCGTAGAATTCCTGGATCGACGGGCCCAGCGGCTTGTGATCACGATCGCCGTAGGTGGTCTCCATGACCACGGTTTCCGCGGCCGGCGGCACATGGGGATCGCGCAGCATGGGGCGATTGCTGCTGCCCAGATCGCCGGAGAAGATGATCGCCTTGTCTTGCTCGTCGTCGCGGTAGGTCACGCGGATACTTGATGAGCCCAGAATGTGTCCGGCGTCGTAGAAGGTGGCGCTGACGCCCGTCGACAGATCAACCGGCTCCTCGTAATGGGCCCGGCGACCGAACAGGTCCATGGCATTGAGGGCGTCGAGTTCACCATACAACGGTCCCTCGGCGCGCTTGCCGCGTCGCTTGGCCTTGCGGGCGTTGCGTTCGGCCTCTTCCTCCTGCAGATGGGCGGCATCGAGCAGGATCACGCGGGCGAGCTCGCGCGTGGCCGGCGTGGCGATGATCTCGCCGGTGAAGCCACGTTTGACCAGCAGCGGGATGCGCCCGCAGTGATCGAGATGGGCGTGGGTCAGCAGCAGGAGATCGATCTCGCTCGGCTCGAAGCCGAATTCCGCCGCATTCTCCTCGTCGATCTCCCGTCCGCCCTGGAACAGCCCGCAGTCGATGAGGACCTTGAGCCCGTCGAGTTCCAGTAGGTGACAGGAGCCGGTGACACCCCGGTTCGCTCCATGAAAAGACAACCGCATCATGCGTGTTCTCCTTGCCGCCGTGAATGACCGTTACCTTATTCAAGCACGGACCGGGCGCGAGTGCGCGGCGATATGACAAAGGGGTGGCAAACCGACAGGCCCCAGAAACGAAAAAGGCGACATCCGCGGATGTCGCCTGAATCGCCATTGAGTTTTGGTGCCGAGGGTCGGACTCGAACCGACACGATGTTTCCATCGGCGGATTTTGAATCCGCTGCGTCTACCAATTCCGCCACCCCGGCAGGGCAGCGAAAGGTAGCGCAACTGTGGTACAAAGGCAAGCCGCCGGGCGGGGTGCCAGCGCCGTTGGCGCGCTGCGAGCTTGCCCCGGTAACGAAACCGTTTCGACGAAGGACGACTGACGCTGATGTGGACCCTTGGGGACGTATTCATCTTGATCCTGGTGCTGGCCGCGGTCGGCCTCTGGGTGCAGCACGATCGGTTTCGTCGCCGGGCCTTGTCGTTGGCGCGCCAGGCAACCGAAAAGGCCGATGTGCAGCTGCTCGATCAGAGCGTGAGTCTGCGCCGGGTCGGGCTGGGCCGGGATGATCGGGGCTGGCCGCTGATCACGCGTCGGTTCGGGTTCGAGTTCTCGCGCAGCGGGTTCGATCGTTATCGGGGCCACGTGGCGTTTCGCGGCCAGCATCTGACCGAGGTCGAACTCGATCTCGGGGATCCGCACTGGCGCCACGAGAAGAACTGAAATGGCATTGAGCGAGCTGGACCAGCGCCGCATCGAGAAACAGGTCGGCGAATTCGTCGAGGCGCGTCGGCCGCCGTCAGAGATTCGCCCCCAGCTCGATATTGGCTATCGACTGGATCGGCAGGCCGTCGAGTTGTTCGAGGTGCGCCGGTCGATGCGGGGGCATCGGATCGAGGAAGAGTTCGCCCGGCTGGTGTACGTGAAGTCACGTGATGTCTGGAAGCTTTACTGGACGCGTGCCGATTTGAGGTGGCATCGCTACACGCCGTTTCCGGAGTCGACCCGGCTGGACCTGTTGCTGCAGGAGATCGACGAGGATCCCAACGCCTGTTTTTTTGGGTGAGGTTTGAGCGATCGGAATCCGTAGGAGCGCCTTCAGGCGCGAAATGCCCAGGCTTGCAACCGTCTTGGTTTCGCGGCTAAAGCCGCTCCTACGGCCGAGCCGGACGAATCGTGAACGCCCAAACGCAAAATGGCCGCCCGAAGGCGGCCATTTTCTTTATCGACGGTCGAAATTGCGCCGCGGCGGGCGCCCCTTGCCGGGGTGACCACCCGGGCCACCCGGGCCACCGGGGCCGCGGGGTTTGCGGCGCGGTCGGCCGGCGGGGGCCGGGCCGATCGCCTGCAAGCCGAGCTTGATGCCGAACAGGTGGATGTTGCTCATCTGCTGGACCAGGCGGTCGGGCATGCCGGCGGGCAGGTCGACGAAGCTGTGATCCTGCTCGATCTCGATCGCACCGATCTGCTTGCCGTTGATGCCGCCCTCGTTGGTCAGCGCGCCGACGATATTGCCCGGCGTGACGCCGTGCTCGCGGCCGACGTTGATGCGATAGCGGATCTTGTCGGAATCGTCGCGCGGGCCGCTGTCACGTTCCTGCATCGCCGGCGGCGGGGCCATTTCCTTGATCTGCTCGGCGATCACCGGGCGATCCTTCTGCAGCAGGAAGGCCAGCGCGGCGGCGACTTCCGCCATCTCGATGTCGTGCTCGTTCTGGTAGTCGTTCAACATCTCGACGAACGGTGTCAGGTCTTCGGCCTCCCGGACCTCGGTGATCTGGTCCTTGAGCTGCGAGCTGCGCTTGCTGGCGATGTCGGTCGCGCTCGGCAGGCGCATCTGCTCGATCGGCTGGCGCGTGGCCCGCTCGATGGCCTTGAGCATGCGCTTCTCGCGCGGGGTGACGAACAGGATCGCCTCGCCCGAGCGCCCGGCACGGCCGGTGCGGCCGATACGGTGAACGTAGGCCTCGGTGTCGTAGGGGATGTCGTAGTTGATGACATGGCTGATGCGCGGCACGTCCAGGCCGCGGGCGGCGACGTCGGTGGCGACGATCATGTCGAGCTGGCCGTTCTTGAGCTTCTCGACCGTCTTTTCCCGCTCGGCCTGGCCCATCTCGCCCGACAGGGCCGCGGCCGAATGGCCCCGTGCCTTGAGGCGTTCGGCCAGGTCGTTGGTGGCCTGACGGGTGCGCACGAAGATGATCGCCGCATCGAAGTCCTCGACCTCGAGAATGCGGGTCAGCGCGTCGGGCTTGTGCATGCCAGAGACCGGCCAGAACCGCTGGCGGATCGCCGAAACGGTGCTGGTGCTGGCCTTGATCTTGATTTCCTGCGGGTCGCGCAGGTGACGCTGGGCGATGCGACGGATCGGCTCCGGCATGGTGGCCGAGAACAGGGCCACCTGGCGTTCGGCCGGCACCTCGGCGAGGATGGCATCGACGTCATCGATAAAGCCCATGCGCAGCATCTCGTCGGCCTCGTCGAGGACGACCATGCGGATCTGGTCGAACCGCAGGGTGCCGCGACGCAGGTGATCCTGGATGCGGCCCGGGGTGCCGACGACCACGTGCACGCCACGGTCGAGCAGCTTGCGCTGCTGGAACATGGCCTGTCCGCCGTAGATCGGCGCGATGTGGAAGTCCGGCAGGTGGCGGGCGTAGTTCGCCATCGCCTCGGCGACCTGGATGGCCAGTTCGCGGGTCGGGGCGAGCACCAGCATCTGCGGGGCGCGGATGGAGGTGTCGATACGGCTCAACAGCGGCAGCGAGAACGCGGCGGTCTTGCCGGTGCCCGTCTGGGCCATGCCGATCAGGTCGCGGCCTTCCAGCAGCGGCGGGATGCTCTGCGCCTGGATCGGGGAGGGGGTTTCGTAGCCGACGTCCTGGATCGCCTGCTGGATGGCAGGGCTCAGATCGAGATCGGCAAAGCGAACCGAGGGTTGCTCGGTGGCGGGGGTATCGGACATGGATATCTCAACAACAGGCGGCAGGGGCCGCGGGGGACAGGCGGGCGCTGGGCCCTCACATCGGAGCGCTCCGGAGATGGTCCGGGGCTCTTTGGCGGGCTCGTGGCTCGGCGGATTCCGGGGGACGCGGGGGATCGCATGGCGATTTCCAAATGCCGAGTCCCGGGGAAGCGTTGGATTGTACCGTTCCGGTTGCTCTTTGTCCCGAACTATCGTGTGTCATGCGGATCGCGAGCCGACGAGACGACCCAGACGTTGCTATGTTGGGGTGACGCCGATGCGTCTGCCGTAACTCTCGTGAATTGCAATGGAGCTTGCCATGATCCGCGGATTCGAGTCGTTGTTTCGATCGCCCCGGCGCCCCCGGCTCGTTTGTCTGCCTTTCTCGGTCAGGATGCCCCTGTGGCGGGGTCTGCTGGTGATCGCGCTTCTGGCGGTGGCCGTGCCGTCGTGCGCGGCATCGGCCGGCGCGCTGCCGTCAGGATCGGAATCGTCGAGTGCAGCCGACACGAGCGCCGATCAGTCGCCTCAACTGAATCTCGACGCGCAACTGTACGGTGCCGACGGGGAGCTGCGTGATGCCGCGATAGGCGATCTCGGCAATCCCCGCGGGGCCCTGATGAATCTGTTGTCGGCGGCCGGCGGGGGCGACTATCGACAGGCGGTCAAATCACTGCAACTGCCGGGCGACATGACCGACGCCGAGGCCGAGGACATCGCCGGCAAGCTCACCTACGTGCTCAGGCAGCGGCTTCGGCTGGAAGCGGACGTGTTGCCCGACCGTGCCGACGGCTTGCGCAAGGAGGAACGCGAACGGGGGCGGTCACCTCGCGAGTCGATCCTGTTGACGGAGTTCGAGGTCGGGGGAGAGCGGATACCGGTCCGTCTCGTGCGAACGGACACCGACGAGGGCCCACGCTGGCTGTTCGATTCGCAGACCGTGGCGGGGACCGACACGCTCTACGACCACACCGGGATGGGGCGGGTGATCTCGGTATTGCCGTTCTACCGGATCAAGTACGAAATGCTGGGCACCGATGTGTTCCGGCTGGGGCTGGCGGTCCTCGGGCTCGCGATCAGCGCGATCCTGGCCGCCCTGATTCGGCGTGTCGCGCTTCGGATGATGCGGCGGCTCCTGCCGACCGACGTCGTCTCCGACTGGTTGCCATTTCTGGAGCGCTATCTCAGTCACGGATTCCTGTCGCTGCTGTTCTTCGCGCTGCTCGGCTCGTTGTCCAGACCCTTGATCCTGTTGCCACCCCGCTGGAACGAGCTGTACGACTCGCTGGTGTTCGTCGGCGTGGTGGCCTCGGTGACGTGGTTGCTGATCAACGCGGTGCGCATGTACTTCTCCACCTACGGTCAGCGCAAGTTGCGGCGACTGGAGGGCAAGAGCATCTTCTCCGCCCGCACGTACCACACCAAGATGACGGTCCTCAGCCGGTCGCTGATCGGCGTGATCTTCTTTGTGGGCACGGTTGTGGCGCTCTCGACCTTCGACTGGTTTGCCTCGCTGGGGCTCTCGCTGCTGGCCTCGGCCGGCCTGATCAGTGTCGTGATCGGCATCGGTGCCCAGCGAACCATCGCCAACCTGTTTGCCGGCCTGCAGGTGGCGCTCACCCAGCCGATGCGCATCGGCGACATGGTGATCTTCAAGGGCGACTGGGGCTACATCGAGAACATCACCTACACCTACGTGGTGATACGCATCTGGGACCTGCGACGACTTACGGTGCCGACCACGATGCTGATCGACGAGCCGGTCTACAACTATTCGCATGCCAGCGAGGAGGGTGATCTCAAGGTCTACGGCGAGGTCTATCTGTATCTGGACTACAGCGTGCCGATCGATCGGATCCGGGAGAAGCTGGTCGAACTGGTCAAGGACGACGACAACCACGACGGCGAGGTAGCCAGCGTGCTGGTGACGGATTGCCGTGACTGGAACGTCGAGGTGCGGGCCCTGGTAAGCGCAACCGACGGTCTGGCCGCCTGGTATCTGCGCTGCAAGGTGCGGGAGGGGTTGATCCGCTTTCTGCAGGATCTCGACGGCGGTCGGTATCTGCCCCGGTCGCGGGTGGTGCTCGAGCGAGAGCGCGCCGATGACTCAAGTGGGGAGCCAAGTGCCGGGGATAGCGAGGAGCGGCCGCGTCAGTCGCAGGAGGAGCGTCGTGGGGTTGGCGAGCGCCCCGACGACCTCCTCGAGGATGACTGAGGCGCGATATGCCCCTCCGCGTCGGCCCGGCGGTGTGACGCAGGGCCGCCCACAAAAAACCCGGCCGCTTGGGCCGGGTCTGTCATTGGGCGTGTGGCGGTCGGTCGCTTATTCGCCCTTGTCCTGTTCGGCCTTGGCGTTCGCCTCTTCGAACAGCGGCTTGAGTTCGCCGCGCTCGTACATCTCGATGGTGATGTCGGCACCGCCGATCAACTCGCCATTGACGTAGACCTGCGGGAAGGTCGGCCAGTCCTGGTAG harbors:
- a CDS encoding DEAD/DEAH box helicase, whose product is MSDTPATEQPSVRFADLDLSPAIQQAIQDVGYETPSPIQAQSIPPLLEGRDLIGMAQTGTGKTAAFSLPLLSRIDTSIRAPQMLVLAPTRELAIQVAEAMANYARHLPDFHIAPIYGGQAMFQQRKLLDRGVHVVVGTPGRIQDHLRRGTLRFDQIRMVVLDEADEMLRMGFIDDVDAILAEVPAERQVALFSATMPEPIRRIAQRHLRDPQEIKIKASTSTVSAIRQRFWPVSGMHKPDALTRILEVEDFDAAIIFVRTRQATNDLAERLKARGHSAAALSGEMGQAEREKTVEKLKNGQLDMIVATDVAARGLDVPRISHVINYDIPYDTEAYVHRIGRTGRAGRSGEAILFVTPREKRMLKAIERATRQPIEQMRLPSATDIASKRSSQLKDQITEVREAEDLTPFVEMLNDYQNEHDIEMAEVAAALAFLLQKDRPVIAEQIKEMAPPPAMQERDSGPRDDSDKIRYRINVGREHGVTPGNIVGALTNEGGINGKQIGAIEIEQDHSFVDLPAGMPDRLVQQMSNIHLFGIKLGLQAIGPAPAGRPRRKPRGPGGPGGPGGHPGKGRPPRRNFDRR
- a CDS encoding OmpP1/FadL family transporter translates to MTFKRTLLAAAITGATFAAGTAHATNGYFSHGFGVKSQGMAGGGVAFANNSAMVIATNPAGLTAVDNQVGFEISWFRPERGYSQTSGSQGNPQYDPGQPTGGMNVPTFPLPAAQADSDSERFIIPGLSASYALTENDSIGIAVYGNGGLNTDFAPDADTLAYTQMQGGTYDGGAAGVNLEQLFIAPTYARSFMDDKLSVGVSALIVRQKFRAKGIGGFGGYSTDAQNLSNNGHEKVWGYGGKVGVTFKPTDRITLGASYQSEVDTDNFDKYAGLFAEEGDFDIPSTWTVGLAAAVTDDWTVTFDYQRINYSDVKAVSNPSFEYLTSGEADKRLGGSNGAGFGWDDINVYKLGVQWQATPHLQLRAGWNRGDNPIGSDEVLFNTIAPGVMENHYTAGLSYSFDQNHEIHGAFMYAPEVSVTGVNPLTAGTGDEAQTTIRMKQYQATVGYTYKF
- a CDS encoding fumarylacetoacetate hydrolase family protein: MKLLTYSIDGESRVGAWWDSASIVELSVAASEFPDSMLGLIQEWGAWKDRLPELIEQGPRRSLSDVRLEAPIPVPPRDILCVGKNYADHVNEVKALGYGSIPSHPIVFSKATTTINRPEGLVDISADPTETTDYEGELAVIIGEGGRYIDERDARDHVFGYTLINDVSSRDLQGRHVQWFLGKSIDGYAPMGPVVVTEGEAGAIRDWQLQTHVNGELRQDAAISQMIFSVSEIIATVSRYVTLMPGDIIATGTPSGVGAGHEPPVYLKPGDEVVVSCEVIGELRSRFV
- a CDS encoding MBL fold metallo-hydrolase; translation: MMRLSFHGANRGVTGSCHLLELDGLKVLIDCGLFQGGREIDEENAAEFGFEPSEIDLLLLTHAHLDHCGRIPLLVKRGFTGEIIATPATRELARVILLDAAHLQEEEAERNARKAKRRGKRAEGPLYGELDALNAMDLFGRRAHYEEPVDLSTGVSATFYDAGHILGSSSIRVTYRDDEQDKAIIFSGDLGSSNRPMLRDPHVPPAAETVVMETTYGDRDHKPLGPSIQEFYGAINESMARGGNVIIPTFALERAQELLYHLREGIESGALPKTLQVFLDSPMAISATEIFRHHPDCYDEDAQALFARGIDPFWFPGVHFTRETADSMALNRLAGGAVIMAGSGMCTGGRVRHHLRHNLWKRESSVIFVGFAAPGTLARRIIDSSKQEDKKPQVRLFGDDIPVNARIYTINGFSAHADRDELLAWHGAIKPDRTILVHGEEKAMAAFAETLHGTKVLMPEQGESIDL
- a CDS encoding mechanosensitive ion channel family protein, which codes for MIALLAVAVPSCAASAGALPSGSESSSAADTSADQSPQLNLDAQLYGADGELRDAAIGDLGNPRGALMNLLSAAGGGDYRQAVKSLQLPGDMTDAEAEDIAGKLTYVLRQRLRLEADVLPDRADGLRKEERERGRSPRESILLTEFEVGGERIPVRLVRTDTDEGPRWLFDSQTVAGTDTLYDHTGMGRVISVLPFYRIKYEMLGTDVFRLGLAVLGLAISAILAALIRRVALRMMRRLLPTDVVSDWLPFLERYLSHGFLSLLFFALLGSLSRPLILLPPRWNELYDSLVFVGVVASVTWLLINAVRMYFSTYGQRKLRRLEGKSIFSARTYHTKMTVLSRSLIGVIFFVGTVVALSTFDWFASLGLSLLASAGLISVVIGIGAQRTIANLFAGLQVALTQPMRIGDMVIFKGDWGYIENITYTYVVIRIWDLRRLTVPTTMLIDEPVYNYSHASEEGDLKVYGEVYLYLDYSVPIDRIREKLVELVKDDDNHDGEVASVLVTDCRDWNVEVRALVSATDGLAAWYLRCKVREGLIRFLQDLDGGRYLPRSRVVLERERADDSSGEPSAGDSEERPRQSQEERRGVGERPDDLLEDD
- a CDS encoding DUF3301 domain-containing protein, giving the protein MWTLGDVFILILVLAAVGLWVQHDRFRRRALSLARQATEKADVQLLDQSVSLRRVGLGRDDRGWPLITRRFGFEFSRSGFDRYRGHVAFRGQHLTEVELDLGDPHWRHEKN
- a CDS encoding DUF3024 domain-containing protein, with product MALSELDQRRIEKQVGEFVEARRPPSEIRPQLDIGYRLDRQAVELFEVRRSMRGHRIEEEFARLVYVKSRDVWKLYWTRADLRWHRYTPFPESTRLDLLLQEIDEDPNACFFG